One Vigna unguiculata cultivar IT97K-499-35 chromosome 11, ASM411807v1, whole genome shotgun sequence DNA window includes the following coding sequences:
- the LOC114168898 gene encoding cinnamoyl-CoA reductase 1-like, with amino-acid sequence MSSNRERVVCVTGASGFIASWIIKFLLQRQYTVRATVRDPSNHEKVHHLLKLEGAKERLHLYKADLLEEGSFDSAFEGCHGVFHTASRVQFIVNDPQKELIDPAVKGTLNVVKSCAKSTSVKRIVLTSSFAAVLYNGRPRSPEVVVDETWFSDPNILSEIERWYAYAKTLAEDAARKFLEEQDIKLIVINPAMTIGPLLQQQMNESCASILNLINGSQTFPNFSFGWINVKDVANAHVQAYESDSASGRYCLVERVAHFSEIVKILGQMYPTLKIADRCEDDEPFLPTFKVSKEKAKRLGIEFISLEESLRETVECLKEKKFVDF; translated from the exons atgagcaGCAACAGAGAAAGAGTGGTGTGTGTGACTGGTGCTTCTGGTTTCATTGCTTCATGGATCATCAAATTCCTTCTCCAACGTCAATACACTGTCAGAGCCACTGTTCGTGACCCAT CTAATCATGAAAAGGTTCATCACTTGCTGAAACTTGAAGGAGCAAAGGAAAGGTTACATCTCTATAAAGCAGATCTTCTTGAAGAAGGATCCTTCGACTCTGCTTTTGAGGGTTGTCATGGTGTTTTTCACACTGCTTCACGGGTTCAGTTCATAGTCAACGACCCACAG AAAGAGTTAATTGATCCAGCGGTTAAAGGAACTCTCAACGTTGTTAAATCATGTGCAAAATCGACATCAGTGAAACGAATTGTTTTGACTTCTTCTTTTGCTGCGGTTTTGTACAATGGAAGACCTCGTTCTCCCGAGGTTGTAGTTGACGAGACTTGGTTTTCAGATCCGAACATCTTAAGCGAAATTGAG AGATGGTATGCATATGCAAAGACTTTGGCTGAGGATGCTGCCAGAAAATTTCTGGAAGAACAAGACATTAAGTTGATTGTTATTAACCCTGCAATGACCATAGGGCCTCTGTTGCAACAACAAATGAACGAAAGTTGTGCCTCAATTTTAAACCTAATCAATG GTTCTCAAACGTTTCCCAATTTCAGCTTTGGGTGGATCAATGTGAAAGATGTTGCAAATGCTCATGTTCAAGCGTATGAGAGTGATTCAGCTAGTGGAAGATATTGTCTGGTTGAAAGAGTTGCACACTTTTCCGAAATTGTTAAGATTTTAGGTCAGATGTACCCAACTTTGAAGATTGCAGACAG GTGTGAAGATGATGAGCCATTTCTGCCAACATTTAAGGTTTCGAAAGAAAAGGCAAAGAGGTTGGGAATAGAGTTTATTTCCTTGGAAGAGAGTCTTAGGGAGACAGTTGAATGTTTAAAAGAGAAGAAGTTTGTTGACTTTTAG
- the LOC114168537 gene encoding cinnamoyl-CoA reductase 1-like gives MSSEGKLVCVTGASGYIASWIVKFLLQRGYTVRATVRNPNDHRKVEHLLKLEGAEERLHLLKADLLTENSFDSIVEGCDGVFHTASPFFHNVKDPQAELIDPAVKGTLNVLKSCAKSSSVKRVVLTSSVAAVAYNERPKTPEVVVDETWFSNPDYCRELKLWYLLSKTLAEDAAWKFSKENNLDLVAVNPAMVVGPLLQAELNTSASVILNLINGSETFPNNTYGWINVKDVANAHIQAYEIASASGRYCLVERVAHFSELANILKDQYPTYQVPEKAEDDEPYVPTFQVSKEKAKSLGLEFIPLEVSLKETVESLKEKNFANF, from the exons ATGAGTAGTGAGGGAAAGTTGGTGTGTGTGACCGGTGCTTCAGGTTACATTGCTTCATGGATTGTGAAGTTCCTTCTTCAACGTGGTTACACGGTCAGAGCCACCGTTCGCAACCCAA ATGATCACAGAAAGGTAGAACATTTGCTTAAACTTGAAGGTGCAGAGGAGAGACTCCACCTGTTGAAGGCTGATCTTTTGACTGAAAACTCCTTTGACTCCATTGTTGAGGGTTGCGATGGAGTTTTTCACACTGCTTCTCCCTTTTTCCACAACGTCAAAGACCCACAG GCTGAATTGATTGACCCTGCAGTGAAAGGAACACTAAATGTTCTGAAATCATGTGCGAAATCATCATCTGTGAAACGAGTCGTTTTAACTTCTTCTGTCGCTGCTGTTGCATATAATGAAAGGCCTAAAACTCCCGAAGTTGTTGTTGATGAAACATGGTTTTCAAATCCGGATTATTGTAGGGAATTGAAG TTGTGGTATCTACTTTCAAAAACTTTGGCTGAGGATGCTGCCTGGAAATTTTCCAAAGAAAACAACCTTGACTTGGTTGCTGTAAACCCAGCAATGGTTGTGGGGCCACTGTTGCAAGCAGAGCTAAACACTAGTGCTTCTGTAATTTTAAACCTAATAAATG GTTCTGAAACTTTTCCAAATAATACTTATGGATGGATCAATGTGAAAGATGTTGCAAACGCCCATATTCAGGCTTATGAGATTGCTTCAGCTAGTGGAAGATATTGTTTAGTTGAGAGAGTCGCACACTTCTCCGAACTCGCCAACATTTTAAAAGATCAATACCCAACATATCAAGTTCCAGAAAA AGCCGAAGACGATGAGCCTTATGTACCAACATTTCAGGTTTCCAAAGAAAAGGCAAAGTCATTGGGGCTTGAATTTATTCCTTTAGAAGTGAGTCTTAAAGAGACTGTGGAAAGTTTGAAAGAAAAGAACTTTGCCAACTTTTAA
- the LOC114168801 gene encoding phospholipase A1-Igamma3, chloroplastic, whose protein sequence is MASLLLLNHLPSSPPLSTPHTTTFNNTSTTTLAFSSKTKPSLILKCSSTSNLTPKLHQEELDQEQEQEQQTFEFDSDTPLSEVWREIQGMKDWKGLTEPSMNPLLRREIIRYGELAQACYDSFDFDPHSKYCGTCKYHPSHFFHQLNIPHSGYTITRYLYATSNINLPNFFQHSNLAAVWSPHANWMGYVAVSTDKEHIKHLGRRDILIAWRGTVTYVEWIHDLKDILRPAFFSRDPTIKVESGFHDLYTKKEHSCTYCSFSAREQVLSEVKRLLNYYKDEEISITVTGHSLGAALAVLSAYDIAEVRLNVVGGVGGGDGGEGVEVPVTVFSFAGPRVGNLKFKERCEELGVKVLRVVNVHDVVPTVPGIITNEKFRFQKYIEDTLSFPWSYAHVGTEIALDHRESPFAKGKVDLVSAHNLEVHLHLLDGFHGKGKRFCLASKRDIALVNKSCDFLRSEYGVPPHWREDENKGMVRGGDGRWVLPERPRLEAHPPDMAHHLQQVLDNHLAAGQQLETI, encoded by the coding sequence ATGGCTTCTCTTCTGCTCCTCAACCACCTCCCATCATCTCCTCCCCTATCAACACCGCACACCACCACCTTCAACAACACATCAACCACAACCCTCGCATTCTCTTCCAAAACCAAACCCTCACTCATCCTCAAATGCTCTTCCACCTCAAACCTAACCCCAAAACTCCACCAAGAAGAACTCGACcaagaacaagaacaagaacaacAAACGTTTGAGTTTGATTCTGACACCCCCTTGAGCGAAGTGTGGAGGGAAATCCAAGGCATGAAGGATTGGAAAGGGTTGACAGAGCCAAGCATGAACCCTCTCCTCCGGCGAGAAATAATCCGGTATGGAGAACTCGCACAAGCATGCTACGACTCCTTCGACTTCGACCCTCACTCCAAGTACTGCGGAACATGCAAGTACCATCCCTCACACTTCTTCCACCAACTCAACATCCCCCACTCCGGCTACACCATCACCCGCTACCTCTACGCCACCTCCAACATCAACCTCCCCAACTTCTTCCAGCACTCCAACCTCGCCGCCGTCTGGAGCCCCCACGCCAACTGGATGGGCTACGTCGCCGTCAGCACCGACAAGGAACACATCAAACACCTCGGCCGCCGCGACATCCTCATTGCATGGCGAGGAACAGTCACCTACGTCGAATGGATCCACGACCTCAAAGACATTCTCCGCCCCGCTTTCTTCTCCAGAGACCCAACCATCAAGGTAGAATCTGGATTCCACGACTTGTACACCAAGAAAGAACATTCCTGCACCTACTGCTCTTTCTCCGCTCGCGAACAAGTACTCTCAGAGGTTAAACGTCTTCTCAACTACTACAAAGACGAAGAGATAAGCATCACCGTCACCGGGCACAGCCTCGGCGCCGCCCTGGCCGTTCTGAGCGCGTACGACATAGCCGAGGTTAGGTTAAACGTGGTTGGCGGCGTTGGCGGCGGCGACGGTGGTGAAGGTGTTGAGGTTCCGGTGACGGTGTTTTCGTTCGCGGGGCCTAGGGTTGGGAACTTGAAGTTCAAGGAGCGGTGCGAGGAGCTCGGGGTGAAGGTGCTGAGAGTGGTGAACGTGCACGATGTGGTACCCACGGTGCCGGGGATAATAACGAACGAGAAGTTTCGGTTTCAGAAGTACATAGAGGATACGCTGTCGTTTCCGTGGAGCTATGCGCACGTGGGGACGGAGATTGCGTTGGATCACAGAGAGAGTCCGTTTGCGAAGGGgaaggtggatctggtgagtgCGCACAACTTGGAGGTGCACCTGCACCTGCTTGATGGGTTCCATGGGAAGGGGAAGAGGTTCTGTTTGGCGTCGAAGCGTGACATAGCGCTTGTGAACAAGAGCTGTGACTTTCTCCGGAGTGAGTACGGCGTTCCGCCGCACTGGCGGGAGGACGAGAACAAGGGGATGGTGAGAGGCGGCGATGGGCGGTGGGTTCTGCCGGAGCGCCCTAGATTGGAGGCTCATCCACCGGACATGGCCCACCATCTTCAACAAGTGTTGGACAACCACCTCGCAGCAGGTCAGCAATTAGAAACCATTTAG
- the LOC114168518 gene encoding tetraketide alpha-pyrone reductase 1-like: MSSGVGKVVCVTGASGFIASWIVKFLLQRGYTVRATVRNPSNRRKVSHLVNLEGAKERLHLFTADLLEEGSFDSVVEGCDGVFHTASPVRFVVKDPQAELIDPAVKGTLNVLKSCAKSPSVKRVVFTSSTAAVVYNERPKTPQVVADETWFSNPDVCRELELWYHLSKTLAEEAAWKFVTENNIDMISINPAMVAGSFLQPEINETIEYILNIINGKPIPNKAFGWVDVKDVANAHILAYEIASASGRYCLSERVIHSSELARILRDLYPTLQIPDKGEVDEAYVSTYQISKEKAKSLGIEFIPLEVSLRDTVESFREKKIINF; the protein is encoded by the exons ATGAGCAGCGGCGTGGGAAAGGTGGTGTGTGTGACCGGTGCTTCTGGTTTCATTGCTTCATGGATCGTCAAATTTCTTCTTCAACGCGGTTACACAGTCAGAGCCACCGTTCGGAACCCTA GTAATCGGAGGAAGGTGTCGCACTTGGTTAACCTTGAGGGCGCGAAAGAGAGGTTGCATCTGTTTACGGCGGATTTGTTGGAAGAAGGTTCCTTCGACTCCGTCGTGGAAGGCTGCGACGGTGTTTTTCACACCGCTTCACCGGTCCGTTTCGTAGTCAAAGATCCACAG GCTGAGTTGATTGACCCAGCTGTTAAGGGAACTCTTAATGTTCTCAAATCATGCGCAAAATCACCATCTGTGAAACGGGTTGTCTTCACTTCTTCTACAGCTGCAGTGGTATATAATGAAAGACCTAAAACTCCTCAAGTAGTAGCTGATGAGACATGGTTTTCAAATCCAGATGTCTGTAGGGAATTAGAG TTGTGGTACCATCTTTCAAAGACTCTGGCTGAGGAGGCTGCCTGGAAATTTGTAACTGAAAACAACATCGACATGATTTCTATTAACCCAGCAATGGTAGCAGGATCTTTCTTGCAACCAGAGATTAATGAAACCATCGagtatattttaaacataataaatg GTAAACCAATTCCAAACAAAGCTTTTGGATGGGTCGACGTGAAAGATGTTGCTAACGCTCATATTCTGGCATATGAGATTGCTTCAGCCAGTGGACGATACTGTTTGAGTGAGAGAGTCATACACTCATCTGAACTTGCAAGGATTTTACGTGATCTGTACCCAACATTACAAATTCCAGATAA GGGTGAGGTGGATGAGGCGTATGTGTCAACATACCAGATTTCCAAAGAAAAGGCAAAGAGCTTGGGAATAGAGTTTATTCCTTTGGAAGTGAGTCTCAGAGACACTGTGGAAAGCTTCAGAGAAAAGAAGATTATCAACTTCTAA